One Phocaeicola dorei genomic region harbors:
- a CDS encoding endonuclease/exonuclease/phosphatase family protein, with product MRVFNCLSGSILCGLTLLLIFLPCFTPEWAGNFILISLSAIPICIADGIIFAILLWKHNRWWMLYLLLLLGSSPILSGYFPLHFLHREEVPDSNQLKLVCWNAEGFRLNKDTLAKAAHSIRILQPGIVCLQERPHTNLLAWDTIQAAFPDYPYCIINSREDEILNLAVFSRWPVGNVQEYYFPDSYNKMLQADIRMIGQTFRLFNVHLQTTGMNESSSMKDRLQTMRHHAIRRNRQADLLANAIAESPYPVIVCGDFNDIPASYVYRKISRSLQDCFLQAGRTWKGSYQRWGDFLRIDYTLCSPAFQVNCYQLVSNPWSDHKQQHCVLYLDKRS from the coding sequence ATGCGCGTATTTAACTGTCTGTCGGGAAGTATCCTGTGCGGTCTGACACTGCTGTTGATATTTCTCCCCTGCTTCACTCCCGAGTGGGCCGGAAATTTTATCCTCATCAGTCTATCGGCAATTCCTATATGCATAGCCGATGGAATTATTTTCGCGATTCTGCTCTGGAAACATAATCGTTGGTGGATGCTTTACTTGCTTTTGCTATTAGGTAGTTCACCTATTCTATCCGGTTACTTTCCGCTTCATTTCCTACATAGAGAAGAAGTGCCAGATTCCAATCAGCTAAAACTGGTTTGCTGGAATGCCGAAGGGTTCAGACTGAACAAAGACACCCTGGCGAAAGCCGCCCATAGCATTCGTATCCTGCAGCCCGGCATCGTCTGTCTGCAGGAACGTCCCCATACCAATCTTCTGGCATGGGACACCATCCAGGCTGCTTTTCCCGATTACCCCTATTGCATCATCAACTCGCGGGAGGATGAAATTCTTAATCTGGCCGTCTTCAGCCGCTGGCCTGTCGGAAACGTTCAAGAGTACTACTTCCCGGACAGCTACAATAAGATGCTTCAAGCGGATATCCGGATGATAGGGCAAACTTTCCGGTTATTCAACGTCCATCTGCAAACTACCGGCATGAATGAATCATCCTCAATGAAAGACAGACTCCAGACGATGCGCCACCACGCCATCCGGCGTAACCGGCAAGCCGATCTCTTGGCAAACGCCATTGCCGAGAGTCCTTACCCGGTCATCGTGTGCGGTGATTTCAACGATATACCGGCTTCGTATGTTTACCGGAAAATCAGCCGGTCACTGCAGGATTGCTTCCTCCAGGCCGGCCGGACATGGAAAGGCAGCTACCAACGCTGGGGCGATTTTTTACGAATAGATTATACGCTCTGTTCACCTGCATTCCAAGTGAATTGTTACCAACTGGTTTCCAATCCCTGGAGCGACCACAAACAGCAGCACTGTGTGCTCTATCTGGACAAACGCTCCTAA
- a CDS encoding tyrosine-protein phosphatase yields the protein MFGIFKSKYNLINSGLMKGMTDIHSHVLPGVDDGSPDINTSLSLLRYMESIGLREVWLTPHIMEDYPTLNKKLQQQFDVLKAAYSGPLNLRLSSEYMMDAAFTNKLDGEVLPLGSSHLLVETSYMYPPPGLLDILMKVWNAGYQPVIAHPERYLYMGEKDYLQLKEKGYSFQLNLMSLSGYYGPHPKVVSEKLLKQRMYDFVGTDLHHLERYRPMLDQLRLTRKQLEALEGLIANNARI from the coding sequence ATGTTTGGTATATTCAAGTCCAAATACAATTTGATTAATTCTGGTTTAATGAAGGGTATGACCGATATCCACTCCCATGTTCTTCCCGGAGTGGATGACGGTTCACCCGACATAAATACCAGTCTGTCCCTGCTACGCTATATGGAATCCATAGGGTTACGGGAAGTGTGGCTCACTCCCCATATCATGGAGGATTATCCCACGCTGAACAAGAAGCTGCAGCAACAGTTCGACGTGTTGAAGGCAGCCTATTCCGGCCCGTTGAATCTGCGGCTGTCTTCTGAATATATGATGGATGCCGCTTTTACAAACAAGTTGGATGGAGAAGTGCTACCTTTGGGCAGCAGCCACCTGCTGGTCGAAACATCCTACATGTACCCTCCTCCCGGTTTGCTGGATATCCTGATGAAAGTATGGAATGCCGGTTACCAACCGGTCATCGCCCATCCGGAGCGTTACCTGTACATGGGAGAAAAAGATTACCTCCAGTTGAAAGAAAAAGGTTACAGCTTTCAACTTAATTTGATGTCACTGAGCGGCTATTATGGTCCGCACCCCAAAGTGGTCAGCGAGAAGCTGTTAAAACAGAGAATGTACGATTTTGTGGGTACAGATCTGCACCATTTGGAACGTTACCGGCCCATGCTTGACCAATTGAGGTTAACCCGAAAACAACTCGAAGCTTTAGAAGGTCTGATTGCCAACAATGCGCGTATTTAA
- a CDS encoding GumC family protein produces the protein MIRMSEQKDMSGDKTLSGGGFNINPVDIIMYLLSKWYWFVLSVSLFGGYAWYQYAKLPFIYSRSATVMIKDAYSNNIGRGLDRFNTYSYTNVSNEILQFQSHKLMRDVVNRLHANVCYLIMDDLREEELYTQAPVKVSFPEEEDHLDFSLTVRILNRKQVRLSDFSTDATSITLTANLGDTIQSPIGKIVVSPTLYYTDKWFNTPITIRRQSTDTMASLFRSNLNISQAENDASILYLSLRDYSTARAEDVLNMLITVYNEETIKDKNQIAINTSNFINERLVIIEKELGGVENELQSYKQNNDIIDIGSAASMSMSDKRQYSSTTQELELQARMARYIKGYLVDPSKETELIPSNTGIADINIETQIAAYNANKLKRDKLIEGSSDKNPIVQELNKNLIAMRQNIIRAIDNMIVSIDVKLNEARSRAGEAQWRVTNIPRQQQQMLSIERQQRIKEELYLYLLNKREENALGQATTETDARVLDPAGGGDTPISPNGRSMIMAGIMKGIALPAIVLLLFLFFDTRIRNRKDIEDAVTVPFLGEIPKDSSKRKIENKKTAHGIAVRAQGRDIVSEAFRIIRTNMDFMRVKSKNMQVVTFSSFGPGAGKTYVSSNLAASFAQTDKKVILIDMDIRKGTLTSHTRLHTEEKGMTSFLAGKATTDEIIKHNEICENLDFIPAGPIAPNPSELLLSEQLEVMIAELRNRYDYIFVDNVPVGVVADAAITNRIADLTIFVVRVGKLDRRMLPELEKIYRSGQLNNMSLVLNGAIVKTSGYGGYGYGYGYGYGYVDGSESSWKRLFKKKS, from the coding sequence ATGATAAGAATGAGTGAACAAAAAGATATGTCGGGAGATAAGACCTTAAGCGGGGGAGGATTCAATATCAACCCCGTTGACATCATCATGTACCTGTTGTCCAAATGGTACTGGTTTGTATTGTCGGTCAGTCTGTTCGGCGGATATGCATGGTATCAATATGCCAAACTTCCCTTTATCTATTCACGGTCAGCCACCGTCATGATAAAGGACGCCTATTCAAACAACATCGGTCGCGGGCTGGACCGTTTTAACACCTATTCATATACCAATGTATCCAATGAGATCCTGCAATTCCAGTCACACAAACTCATGCGCGATGTGGTGAACCGTCTTCACGCCAATGTATGCTACCTCATCATGGATGACTTGCGTGAGGAGGAACTTTATACGCAAGCCCCTGTCAAGGTTTCATTCCCGGAAGAAGAGGATCATCTTGATTTCAGCCTGACAGTCAGAATCCTGAACAGGAAGCAAGTCCGGTTATCCGATTTCTCGACAGACGCCACAAGTATAACGCTAACAGCCAATCTGGGTGACACCATCCAATCGCCCATAGGAAAAATAGTGGTCTCACCCACCTTATATTATACAGACAAGTGGTTCAATACACCAATTACGATACGCCGGCAGAGTACGGACACAATGGCCAGCCTGTTCAGAAGCAACCTGAACATCAGTCAGGCCGAGAATGATGCCTCCATCCTCTACCTGTCACTCCGTGATTACTCCACCGCCCGTGCCGAAGATGTACTCAATATGCTGATTACAGTGTATAATGAAGAGACTATCAAAGATAAGAACCAGATAGCCATCAATACCTCCAACTTCATCAACGAGCGTTTGGTCATCATCGAAAAAGAACTAGGAGGCGTGGAAAACGAACTTCAGTCTTACAAACAAAACAATGATATTATTGATATCGGTTCGGCCGCTTCCATGTCCATGTCAGACAAACGGCAGTACAGCTCGACCACTCAGGAACTGGAATTGCAGGCACGCATGGCACGCTACATCAAGGGCTACCTAGTGGACCCATCCAAAGAGACTGAGCTTATCCCTTCAAACACCGGCATAGCCGACATCAACATTGAAACCCAGATAGCGGCCTACAACGCCAACAAGTTGAAACGGGACAAACTGATAGAAGGAAGCAGTGACAAAAACCCCATCGTCCAGGAACTGAACAAGAATCTGATTGCCATGCGACAGAATATCATCCGGGCCATCGACAACATGATTGTCAGCATCGATGTGAAACTGAACGAGGCCCGAAGCAGGGCCGGAGAAGCCCAGTGGCGGGTGACCAACATACCCAGACAACAGCAACAGATGCTTTCTATCGAACGTCAGCAACGCATCAAAGAGGAACTTTACCTCTATCTATTGAACAAACGTGAAGAAAATGCGCTGGGCCAGGCCACCACCGAAACCGACGCCCGTGTACTCGACCCTGCCGGAGGAGGGGATACTCCGATTTCTCCCAACGGACGCAGCATGATCATGGCAGGTATCATGAAAGGAATCGCCCTGCCGGCAATTGTCCTGCTATTGTTCCTGTTCTTCGATACCCGCATACGCAACCGCAAGGACATCGAGGATGCTGTAACCGTTCCTTTCTTAGGCGAAATACCCAAGGATTCATCCAAAAGGAAGATAGAGAATAAAAAAACAGCGCATGGCATCGCTGTCCGTGCCCAGGGGCGTGACATTGTATCGGAAGCCTTCCGTATAATACGCACCAATATGGATTTTATGCGTGTCAAGTCAAAGAACATGCAAGTCGTCACTTTCAGTTCGTTCGGACCGGGTGCCGGCAAGACATACGTATCCAGCAATCTGGCGGCCAGTTTCGCGCAAACCGACAAGAAAGTCATCCTGATTGACATGGATATCCGTAAAGGGACTTTGACTTCACATACCCGCCTTCATACAGAAGAAAAAGGAATGACCTCCTTCCTGGCAGGCAAGGCCACGACGGATGAAATCATCAAGCACAACGAAATCTGTGAAAACCTAGATTTCATTCCGGCCGGTCCCATCGCACCCAACCCATCAGAGCTATTGCTCAGCGAACAATTGGAAGTGATGATTGCCGAACTGCGTAACCGTTATGACTATATCTTTGTCGACAATGTGCCTGTAGGAGTAGTGGCCGATGCCGCCATCACCAACCGCATAGCCGACTTGACCATCTTCGTGGTACGGGTTGGCAAGCTAGACCGCCGCATGTTGCCGGAGTTGGAAAAAATATACCGTAGCGGACAATTGAACAATATGTCGTTAGTACTTAACGGTGCTATAGTAAAAACAAGCGGATACGGAGGATACGGCTACGGTTACGGATATGGCTACGGTTATGTGGATGGTTCCGAATCAAGCTGGAAACGATTGTTCAAAAAGAAATCCTGA
- a CDS encoding polysaccharide biosynthesis/export family protein: MDKTIKLACLLAIIIFSSCASRKDFVYLQDMDELQEYPMVQKYEAIIHRDDRLSIIVNSKNPELSLPFNMSGSRSYSVEADGSISNNEVGVLSDEKEKGYLVDINGNIDFPVLGQLHVEGLTRRQLTELIKKRLINEELLKDPMVTVNFLNFKFSVLGEVGHVGTFEVKGDRITLLEALAMAGDLTPRSRLDRIAVIREYGNKRRILFHDIRSKDIFTSPYYYLQQNDIVYVEPTNMKATEQAQRKLSTWSMILSFITTITSLVLLTTK, from the coding sequence ATGGATAAAACAATCAAACTGGCCTGTCTGTTGGCAATAATCATTTTTAGTTCGTGCGCTTCACGCAAAGATTTTGTCTATTTACAAGATATGGATGAACTACAGGAATATCCTATGGTTCAAAAATATGAAGCCATCATCCATAGGGATGACAGATTGAGTATTATTGTGAACAGCAAAAACCCAGAACTGTCCCTGCCTTTCAATATGTCCGGAAGCAGAAGCTATTCTGTAGAAGCAGACGGAAGCATTTCCAACAATGAAGTGGGGGTATTAAGTGATGAAAAAGAAAAAGGTTATTTAGTGGATATCAACGGGAATATAGACTTTCCTGTGCTGGGACAACTGCATGTGGAAGGACTGACCCGCCGACAATTAACCGAACTGATAAAAAAACGACTGATCAACGAAGAATTGCTGAAAGATCCTATGGTCACCGTCAATTTCTTGAACTTCAAATTCTCCGTGCTAGGAGAAGTTGGACATGTAGGAACCTTTGAAGTGAAAGGCGACCGCATCACTCTTTTAGAGGCTCTTGCCATGGCTGGAGACCTGACCCCCCGATCCCGTCTGGACCGTATCGCCGTCATCCGCGAATATGGGAACAAGCGACGAATCCTGTTCCACGACATCCGCAGCAAAGACATCTTCACGTCGCCTTACTATTACCTGCAACAGAATGACATTGTCTACGTAGAACCTACCAACATGAAGGCCACCGAACAAGCCCAGAGAAAACTGAGCACATGGAGTATGATCCTGTCCTTCATCACCACAATCACCTCGCTGGTATTGCTGACTACTAAATAA
- a CDS encoding ABC transporter ATP-binding protein has translation MKELLKKFLQKLTRENLSNTCQLGWKAFKWVMQVTEGYHWLITFSIFSGIFGVVMSLVNVAMSKWIIDVATGAQEGNIYLVATIVALSFLLGMGIKLVSPWIFGKINMRISIRMQNSLSDALMMCSWKGAGKWHTGDLLTRISSDASEVLGMGMGILPNLLVTGLQLASSFIYLWILDARLAWFILGVTPLVLLSKIYFRKVRELSCAQKKMNSEMGTVMQENLSKRILVRSLGATNYRKQKLHETQEKLFKLGMEQIKFSTFTQGVMGFTFGGGYLCAFLWGIFQLHNHEITFGTMTAFLQLVGQVQGPFLGLISIPPSLIRGWTSVERLMALFEDVEPDEHPVYIDQPLTLNFRKVSFGYEEGQPVLDRFTAAFHPGSSTAIAGPTGTGKTTIIRLILALVYPEKGRIDLTTDDGRTLSVTPDLRINFVYVPQGNTLLSGTIRENLWLGSPGADEEALHKVIRLACAEFVFSLPEGLDTKIGEHGYGLSEGQAQRIAIARALLRPGRIWLFDEASSALDTETTTHLMDNLLQWGKNNTLIFVTHDSRLMERCDQVIHIKE, from the coding sequence ATGAAAGAATTGCTGAAAAAGTTTTTGCAGAAGCTCACACGGGAGAATCTGAGCAATACATGTCAGTTAGGATGGAAAGCTTTCAAATGGGTTATGCAGGTAACAGAAGGATACCATTGGCTCATCACCTTCTCTATCTTTTCGGGTATTTTCGGAGTGGTCATGTCATTGGTCAATGTGGCCATGTCCAAATGGATCATCGATGTAGCTACCGGAGCACAGGAAGGGAATATTTACCTGGTAGCCACAATAGTAGCCTTATCCTTCCTGCTGGGTATGGGGATAAAACTTGTATCTCCCTGGATTTTTGGCAAGATCAACATGCGCATCAGTATCCGCATGCAAAATTCGCTGTCCGACGCCCTAATGATGTGTTCATGGAAAGGAGCAGGGAAATGGCACACAGGCGACCTGCTGACCCGTATCAGCAGTGACGCTTCCGAAGTGTTGGGAATGGGAATGGGCATTCTACCCAACCTGCTGGTTACCGGCTTGCAATTGGCAAGCTCTTTTATCTACTTGTGGATTCTTGACGCGCGTTTAGCTTGGTTCATACTGGGAGTCACCCCTCTTGTTTTATTGTCAAAGATTTATTTCAGAAAGGTCCGGGAACTGAGCTGTGCCCAAAAAAAGATGAACAGCGAGATGGGTACCGTCATGCAAGAAAATCTGTCCAAACGGATTCTAGTCCGCTCGCTCGGAGCCACCAACTACCGGAAACAGAAATTACATGAAACACAAGAGAAGTTGTTCAAATTGGGAATGGAACAAATCAAATTTTCCACTTTTACGCAAGGGGTCATGGGATTTACATTTGGAGGAGGGTACTTATGTGCATTCCTTTGGGGTATTTTCCAACTGCATAACCACGAGATAACATTCGGAACAATGACAGCCTTTCTTCAACTGGTCGGACAGGTACAGGGACCTTTTTTAGGGTTAATATCCATCCCTCCCAGTCTGATACGGGGATGGACCTCCGTGGAACGGTTAATGGCCCTCTTTGAAGATGTAGAACCGGACGAACACCCGGTCTACATAGACCAACCACTGACACTGAACTTTCGGAAAGTGTCTTTTGGCTATGAAGAGGGACAGCCGGTACTCGACCGGTTTACAGCTGCCTTTCATCCGGGAAGTTCCACCGCCATAGCCGGACCTACCGGAACAGGAAAAACGACCATTATCCGGCTGATACTGGCTTTGGTTTATCCGGAAAAGGGACGCATCGATTTGACAACTGATGACGGACGGACACTCAGTGTGACCCCCGATTTACGCATCAACTTCGTCTATGTGCCCCAAGGAAATACGTTGCTGAGCGGTACCATCCGGGAGAATTTATGGCTGGGTAGTCCGGGAGCAGACGAAGAGGCTCTGCATAAAGTCATCCGGCTGGCCTGTGCTGAATTTGTGTTCAGTCTGCCGGAAGGACTAGATACCAAGATAGGGGAACATGGATATGGCTTGTCTGAAGGACAAGCCCAACGGATTGCAATAGCCCGCGCACTGTTGCGTCCCGGGCGGATCTGGCTGTTTGATGAAGCATCATCGGCACTTGACACCGAGACCACCACACACCTCATGGACAATTTGTTGCAATGGGGAAAGAATAACACATTAATATTTGTGACACACGATTCACGACTGATGGAACGATGTGACCAAGTGATTCATATAAAGGAATAA
- a CDS encoding nucleotidyltransferase family protein encodes MARKQTVQGIIYDGIRLLPTEAVPPRKVLLGWMVEVDTLERVNRQHRETIKALQQIYVQSPSIPFLLLKGIGTADFYPHPEHRIAGDIDLWFGNKTQTEQANQRMEKLGLPVKRGTNGEASCLINRVLIEHHSRLIELHNPFLQKEIRQWEAGVFTNSQGKLPNEANHLLLSTHILKHLINEGIGLRQLCDIAMAFNALHSVTNKNELECICRKWHIHRWNRLLYALLIKYLGVPADLLPFSTSLCPDKLMQEIWESGNFGHGDERYGERPTGKWANKRYTLKRIFHKMHLSLGYAFDETFWWLAGLALLRFKEMIKKK; translated from the coding sequence ATGGCAAGAAAACAAACCGTACAAGGCATTATTTACGATGGCATCCGCCTGTTGCCGACTGAAGCCGTACCTCCCCGGAAGGTATTGCTTGGCTGGATGGTGGAAGTTGACACCTTGGAACGGGTGAACCGGCAACACCGGGAAACGATTAAAGCCCTCCAACAGATTTATGTACAATCACCTTCTATCCCTTTCCTGCTGCTAAAAGGGATAGGGACAGCTGACTTCTACCCTCATCCGGAACATCGCATAGCCGGAGACATCGACCTGTGGTTCGGAAACAAGACACAAACCGAACAAGCCAACCAACGGATGGAAAAATTAGGATTACCGGTAAAAAGAGGAACCAATGGTGAGGCTTCCTGTCTGATAAACAGAGTTCTGATTGAACATCACAGCAGGCTGATAGAGTTGCACAACCCTTTCCTCCAAAAAGAAATCCGCCAATGGGAAGCGGGGGTCTTTACCAACAGCCAAGGCAAACTTCCGAACGAAGCGAATCATCTATTACTTTCCACCCACATATTGAAGCATCTTATCAATGAAGGGATCGGACTACGACAATTGTGTGATATAGCCATGGCTTTTAACGCATTACATTCTGTTACAAACAAAAACGAATTAGAGTGTATCTGTCGCAAATGGCACATTCACCGGTGGAACCGGTTACTTTATGCCCTATTGATAAAATATCTTGGCGTGCCGGCCGACCTTTTACCATTCAGTACCAGTCTCTGTCCGGACAAGTTAATGCAAGAGATTTGGGAAAGTGGCAATTTTGGACATGGAGACGAACGTTACGGTGAACGTCCCACCGGGAAATGGGCGAACAAACGATACACGTTGAAGCGGATCTTTCACAAAATGCACTTATCGTTAGGTTATGCTTTCGACGAAACTTTCTGGTGGCTGGCCGGATTAGCCCTCTTACGTTTCAAGGAAATGATAAAAAAGAAATGA
- a CDS encoding PqqD family protein, whose translation MRLNSNLILRQVGGEYMIVNPFSETMDMAQVYSLNETAAWLWKQLENKEFTVDEAGALLCNEYEVNKDTARNDANELCRQWLETGLAIE comes from the coding sequence ATGAGACTCAATTCTAATTTAATTCTTCGCCAAGTAGGTGGAGAATATATGATTGTCAATCCGTTTTCTGAAACCATGGATATGGCACAGGTCTATTCCTTGAATGAAACAGCCGCCTGGTTATGGAAACAATTGGAAAACAAGGAATTCACGGTAGATGAAGCCGGAGCACTGCTGTGCAATGAATATGAAGTAAATAAAGATACAGCCCGAAACGATGCCAACGAGCTGTGCCGACAATGGTTAGAAACTGGGTTAGCCATAGAATAA
- a CDS encoding PqqD family protein, whose protein sequence is MKRTKEFIKRNIAGEIVLVPSGQTAREFNGMVTLTETGEFIWEHIEEAESFNHLVLLILEEYEVDKDTASQDAAGFIMQLLQAGMIRPTGINW, encoded by the coding sequence ATGAAAAGAACCAAAGAATTTATCAAACGAAACATAGCCGGAGAAATCGTACTGGTTCCTTCCGGACAGACCGCCCGAGAGTTCAACGGAATGGTCACCCTGACCGAAACCGGAGAATTTATCTGGGAGCATATCGAAGAAGCAGAAAGCTTCAACCATCTAGTACTGTTGATTCTGGAGGAATACGAAGTGGATAAAGACACCGCATCGCAAGATGCCGCAGGATTTATCATGCAACTGCTGCAAGCCGGCATGATCCGTCCCACAGGTATAAACTGGTAA
- a CDS encoding S24/S26 family peptidase, whose translation MKTVDTKEYISMLRTLIEEGKQVSMIISGSSMAPFLIHARDHIYLKSPSGELRKGDMVFYQRSNGEYVMHRIYNVKNEEYYLIGDAQTVIEGPIQREQIFAIIIKVKRKGKWIVPEDFQWKFFAHIWPNIIPLRRTIIKTYRFFKR comes from the coding sequence ATGAAGACTGTCGATACGAAAGAATATATATCCATGCTGCGTACCCTCATTGAGGAAGGAAAGCAGGTGAGCATGATCATCTCGGGCAGCAGCATGGCTCCATTCCTGATCCACGCAAGAGACCACATCTACCTGAAAAGCCCCTCCGGTGAACTTCGGAAAGGAGATATGGTGTTCTATCAGCGAAGCAACGGTGAATATGTCATGCACCGTATTTATAATGTTAAAAATGAAGAATATTATCTTATCGGTGACGCCCAGACTGTCATCGAAGGTCCAATTCAAAGAGAACAGATTTTCGCCATCATTATCAAGGTGAAGCGAAAAGGGAAATGGATAGTTCCAGAAGATTTCCAGTGGAAATTCTTCGCCCACATATGGCCGAACATAATTCCTTTACGCAGGACCATCATTAAAACATATCGTTTTTTCAAAAGATGA
- a CDS encoding radical SAM protein produces the protein MDHLHDANLLERALVDKANQSRVPITTNFELTPTCTLNCDMCFIRTERSVVERHGGLSPLQQWLDWAEQLQDMGTLFILLTGGEPMLYPHFKELYTRLREMGFILTLNTNGTLIDNEMVRILQTHKPRRINVTLYGDSRETYGRLCHNPQGYTLCMEALKRLKKADIDVKLNVSIVRKNEKDYDEIIRLAQHLDIPAEVNSYMFPLSRPECGSLRNILTERLDADEAARIEMQYMEYKKGNDMARYMHDLKYTLAHVEGTRACSLECRAAKSSCWINWQGILTPCVMLDQPAVDLKKIPMTTAWQQLLEEAKELVSHTECEGCHLRPVCNVCYAAAHCEKTITGSMDYLCQMAKAKERIITNYPPVIH, from the coding sequence ATGGATCATCTTCACGATGCCAACCTTTTAGAACGGGCATTGGTGGACAAAGCCAATCAGAGCCGTGTCCCGATCACTACCAACTTCGAGCTGACTCCCACCTGTACGCTCAACTGCGACATGTGCTTCATACGCACCGAACGCAGCGTGGTGGAACGGCACGGAGGTTTATCGCCTTTGCAACAATGGCTCGACTGGGCAGAACAACTTCAAGACATGGGTACACTCTTCATCCTTCTCACCGGAGGTGAACCGATGCTCTATCCACACTTCAAGGAGCTGTACACCCGGCTGCGCGAAATGGGATTCATCCTGACTCTCAATACGAACGGCACACTCATCGACAACGAAATGGTACGCATCTTGCAGACCCACAAGCCGCGGCGGATAAACGTCACCCTGTATGGAGACAGCAGAGAAACTTACGGACGCTTGTGCCACAATCCGCAAGGATACACCCTGTGCATGGAAGCCCTGAAACGGTTGAAAAAGGCAGACATTGATGTGAAACTGAACGTAAGTATCGTACGAAAGAATGAAAAAGATTACGACGAGATCATCCGTCTGGCCCAGCATCTGGACATTCCGGCAGAAGTAAACTCATACATGTTTCCTCTCTCACGCCCCGAATGCGGAAGTCTGCGTAACATTCTAACTGAAAGACTGGATGCCGACGAGGCGGCCCGCATCGAGATGCAATATATGGAGTACAAAAAAGGGAATGACATGGCACGATACATGCACGACTTGAAATATACGCTTGCCCATGTGGAAGGAACACGAGCCTGCTCTTTGGAGTGCAGAGCTGCCAAGAGTTCATGCTGGATCAACTGGCAAGGCATCCTCACCCCCTGTGTGATGCTGGATCAACCGGCCGTTGACCTGAAAAAGATTCCGATGACAACTGCATGGCAACAACTTTTAGAAGAAGCCAAGGAACTGGTATCCCATACCGAATGCGAGGGTTGCCACCTTCGTCCCGTATGCAACGTATGCTATGCCGCCGCACACTGTGAAAAAACAATCACCGGAAGCATGGACTATCTTTGCCAGATGGCGAAAGCCAAAGAACGGATCATTACGAATTATCCCCCCGTAATACATTAA